One Mercurialis annua linkage group LG3, ddMerAnnu1.2, whole genome shotgun sequence DNA window includes the following coding sequences:
- the LOC126672857 gene encoding uncharacterized mitochondrial protein AtMg00310-like: MSCFALPISLCAQMQSIIAKFWWSGSDDKRKIAWVSWKKICKAKKEGGLGFRNLRAFNLAMLAKQAWRFIQSPQSLCARVFKAKYFPHVSFLQACSRPGSSYAWNSIMEGKKIIDSGIAWRVGDGKSIDARKESWISTAKYMKPLGQINVPADCKASDFIDASSATWDRDKLAATFSPQEVGNILRLPLSRRLPPDKLFWPLNKHGFNTVKSGYYRACEIINKDEASPSTVDDQNGLWKLLWRCPILPKIRHFLWRICHGTLPCNDNLMKRSVPVMNVCPRCGDMQ, translated from the coding sequence ATGAGTTGTTTTGCACTGCCTATCTCGCTCTGTGCTCAGATGCAGAGCATTATAGCTAAATTTTGGTGGAGTGGTAGCGATGATAAAAGAAAGATTGCCTGGGTTAGTTGGAAGAAAATTTGCAAAGCAAAGAAGGAGGGAGGCCTCGGATTTCGCAATCTGCGAGCTTTCAACCTTGCGATGCTAGCGAAACAGGCTTGGCGGTTCATTCAGTCTCCTCAATCACTCTGTGCTCGGGTATTTAAAGCCAAATACTTTCCCCATGTAAGTTTTCTTCAAGCTTGCTCAAGACCGGGGTCTAGTTATGCATGGAACAGTATTATGGAAGGAAAAAAGATTATAGACTCAGGGATAGCGTGGCGGGTAGGTGATGGCAAGTCGATTGATGCTAGGAAGGAGAGCTGGATTTCCACGGCTAAGTATATGAAACCCCTCGGCCAAATTAATGTGCCTGCGGACTGCAAGGCCAGCGACTTTATTGATGCTTCCTCTGCAACGTGGGATAGAGATAAGTTAGCAGCTACTTTTAGTCCACAGGAAGTAGGTAACATTCTGAGGCTGCCCCTTAGCAGGAGATTGCCGCCGGACAAGCTCTTTTGGCCGCTTAACAAGCACGGTTTTAACACTGTTAAATCTGGTTATTACAGAGCTTGTGAGATTATTAACAAAGACGAAGCTAGTCCTTCTACGGTTGATGATCAGAACGGGTTGTGGAAGCTGTTGTGGCGATGTCCTATTCTGCCTAAGATTAGGCATTTCCTATGGCGAATTTGCCATGGTACCCTCCCATGCAATGATAACTTGATGAAAAGGTCAGTCCCGGTGATGAATGTTTGCCCTAGGTGCGGAGATATGCAGTAG